One Nicotiana sylvestris chromosome 12, ASM39365v2, whole genome shotgun sequence genomic window carries:
- the LOC104232588 gene encoding 26S proteasome regulatory subunit S10B homolog B-like: protein MTSEGDEAAARRRTAYADYRKKLLQHKELNARVGTVRENLRAAKKEYGKTEDDLKSLQSVGQIIGEVLRPLDNERLIVKASSGPRYVVGCRSKVDKEKLTSGTRVVLDMTTLTIMRALPREVDPVVYNMLHEDPGNISYSAVGGLSDQIRELRESIELPLMNPELFLRVGIKPPKGVLLYGPPGTGKTLLARAIASNIDANFLKVVSSAIIDKYIGESARLIREMFNYARDHQPCIIFMDEIDAIGGRRFSEGTSADREIQRTLMELLNQLDGFDQLGKVKMIMATNRPDVLDPALLRPGRLDRKIEIPLPNEQSRMEILKIHAAGIAKHGDIDYEAVVKLAEGFNGADLRNVCTEAGMCAIRAERDYVIHEDFMKAVRKLNEAKKLESSAHYSADFGKD from the exons ATGACGAGCGAGGGAGATGAGGCCGCCGCCCGCCGCCGTACGGCATATGCGGATTACCGGAAAAAGCTCCTTCAGCACAAGGAACTAAATGCTCGGGTTGGAACAG TGAGAGAGAATTTGCGAGCTGCCAAAAAGGAATATGGTAAAACAGAAGATGATCTGAAGTCGCTTCAGAGTGTTGGGCAGATCATCGGAGAAGTGCTCCGACCTCTAGATAATGAACGCT TGATTGTGAAAGCCAGTAGCGGTCCAAGGTATGTGGTTGGCTGTCGCAGTAAAGTGGACAAGGAAAAACTGACCTCAGGCACTAGAGTAGTTCTCGATATGACGACTCTTACAATCATGAGGGCACTCCCACGTGAA GTTGATCCTGTTGTATATAATATGCTTCATGAAGATCCTGGCAATATAAGCTACTCTGCTGTTGGCGGACTGTCAGATCAGATCAGAGAGCTGAGAGAATCAATAGAACTACCTTTAATGAACCCTGAGCTTTTCCTCCGTGTTGGAATTAAGCCTCCAAAG ggtgTTCTTCTCTATGGGCCTCCTGGGACTGGCAAGACCTTGTTAGCCAGGGCAATTGCTAGCAACATTGACGCCAATTTCTTAAAG GTAGTGTCAAGTGCCATTATTGATAAGTACATAGGTGAGAGTGCGAGATTAATCCGGGAAATGTTTAACTATGCTCGTGATCACCAA CCTTGCATCATTTTCATGGATGAGATTGATGCAATTGGTGGACGTCGATTTAGTGAGGGAACAAGTGCAGACCGCGAAATTCAGAGAACGCTCATGGAGTTGCTTAATcagttggatggatttgatcagCTTGGAAAG GTAAAAATGATTATGGCAACAAACAGGCCAGACGTTTTGGACCCAGCTCTTCTTCGTCCTGGTCGGTTAGATAGAAAGATAGAAATACCCTTGCCTAATGAACAATCAAGAATGGAGATCCTCAAGATTCATGCTGCTGGAATTGCCAAACATGGCGACATTGATTATGAAGCGGTTGTTAAGCTTGCTGAG GGTTTTAATGGGGCTGATCTTCGTAATGTGTGCACTGAAGCTGGTATGTGTGCCATACGTGCAGAGCGTGATTATGTCATCCATGAGGATTTCATGAAG GCTGTAAGGAAACTGAATGAAGCAAAGAAACTTGAATCAAGTGCGCACTACAGtgctgattttggcaaggattaA
- the LOC104232589 gene encoding uncharacterized protein codes for MGSACCVASRDRAVINESCSENLQRNVCHSPTWSFRWDNRRRVAGEETSVNWSSDGIGGNDRLEFKSGTTVGTVHASEEGSPLDSFRSLAWQKSPVSDGTNRNLSLPLLDPLVERTSTEVKESDGSSALSFPSPGKLSPSAPSVSSLPTSPLSSRSQLLPASFTPSLPHHSSANLLGRQVPDRRVPGLKSPTFSISEESSSFVLPGWGNDSTRGSHGGSSDGWSVPAFADLSNPRRDRWSFDSESFGFHRERVTSQSFGSPSSNLQTCAVCAKLLNELVVAVLVCGHVFHAECLENMTSEINRYDPACPVCTFGEKQTLKMYEKAKAKMDLRARKRFRNRIVDSDISGNLARFEHQKSSPHDGRCPRMSSSSSMKSSSRKPFLRRYFSFGSKGSRSYSESLSTRKMGFLWTRSNKG; via the exons ATGGGTTCCGCTTGTTGTGTTGCTTCCAGAGATAGAGCTGTTATAAATGAATCATGCAGTGAAAATTTGCAGAGGAATGTCTGCCACTCGCCTACTTGGAGCTTTCGGTGGGATAATCGGAGACGAGTGGCTGGGGAGGAGACATCAGTGAATTGGTCTTCTGATGGAATTGGTGGCAATGACAGATTAGAATTTAAATCTGGGACAACTGTAGGAACAGTACATGCATCTGAAGAGGGTAGTCCATTGGATAGTTTCAGATCACTTGCATGGCAAAAGTCACCAGTTTCTGATGGAACTAATCGAAACTTGTCACTTCCTTTATTGG ATCCCTTAGTTGAGAGGACTTCCACTGAG GTTAAAGAATCAGACGGTTCATCAGCACTTTCATTCCCCTCTCCTGGAAAGCTATCTCCATCTGCTCCCTCTGTTTCATCTTTACCTACATCTCCTTTATCATCGCGTAGTCAGCTGCTTCCTGCTAGCTTTACTCCTAGTTTGCCTCACCATTCTTCAGCAAACCTTCTGGGACGACAAGTACCTGATCGCCGTGTACCGGGGCTGAAGTCACCTACATTTTCAATTTCTGAAGAATCATCTTCCTTTGTGCTCCCTGGTTGGGGTAATGACTCAACTAGGGGCTCTCATGGTGGGTCATCAGATGGTTGGTCAGTTCCTGCCTTTGCTGACCTGTCAAATCCTCGTAGAGACAGGTGGTCATTTGATAGTGAATCCTTTGGTTTCCATCGTGAAAGGGTTACTAGTCAAAGTTTTGGTTCACCTTCTTCCAATCTCCAGACATGTGCCGTATGTGCGAAGCTGTTGAATGAACTTGTTGTTGCTGTTCTAGTTTGCGGCCATGTTTTCCATGCTGAGTGCTTGGAGAATATGACGTCTGAAATCAACAGGTATGACCCAGCTTGCCCTGTCTGTACTTTTGGGGAGAAGCAGACCTTGAAGATGTACGAAAAAGCAAAAGCTAAGATGGATTTGAGAGCTAGAAAGAGATTCCGGAATCGGATTGTCGACAGTGATATTAGTGGCAATCTTGCTCGGTTTGAGCATCAGAAAAGTAGTCCACATGACGGAAGGTGTCCCAGGATGAGCTCCAGTTCCAGTATGAAGAGCTCTTCAAGGAAGCCTTTCCTACGGCGTTATTTCTCCTTTGGTTCAAAGGGATCAAGATCCTACTCTGAGAGTCTTTCAACTCGGAAAATGGGGTTTCTCTGGACAAGATCTAACAAGGGGTAG